One window of Juglans regia cultivar Chandler unplaced genomic scaffold, Walnut 2.0 Scaffold_687, whole genome shotgun sequence genomic DNA carries:
- the LOC108989205 gene encoding auxin-induced protein 22D-like, whose translation MAFDKELNLEATELRLGLPGTKKSEKQPTSIAIKSNKRALPNFNEESCGSKENSNASHLQKSDQEIASPAKAQVVGWPPVRSYRKNCLQAKKMEAEAAGMYLKVSMDGAPYLRKIDLKVYKGYPELLKALEDMFKFSAGEYSEREGYNGSEFVPTYEDKDGDWMLVGDVPWDMFLCSCKRLRIMKGSEARGLGCAVSIPCTV comes from the exons ATGGCGTTTGACAAAGAACTCAACCTTGAGGCCACAGAGCTTAGGTTAGGCCTTCCTGGCACCAAGAAGTCAGAAAAACAACCAACGTCTATTGCCATTAAAAGCAACAAAAGAGCATTGCCCAACTTTAATGAGGAGTCTTGTGGATCTAAGGAAAATTCTAATGCTTCACATCTCCAAAAATCTGACCAAGAAATTGCTTCCCCTGCCAA GGCACAAGTAGTTGGGTGGCCACCTGTGAGATCTTACAGGAAAAACTGTTTACAAGCAAAGAAAATGGAGGCTGAAGCTGCGGGCATGTACCTGAAAGTTAGCATGGATGGAGCTCCTTATCTAAGGAAGATTGATTTGAAGGTCTACAAAGGATACCCAGAGCTCCTTAAAGCCTTGGAAGACATGTTCAAGTTCAGTGCTG GTGAGTATTCTGAGAGGGAAGGCTACAATGGGTCAGAATTTGTGCCGACTTATGAAGATAAAGATGGGGATTGGATGTTGGTTGGAGATGTTCCATGGGA TATGTTTCTCTGCTCATGCAAGAGGCTCAGAATCATGAAGGGGTCAGAAGCTAGGGGCTTGGGTTGTGCTGTGTCAATCCCATGCACAGTTTAA